From Streptomonospora salina, the proteins below share one genomic window:
- a CDS encoding MBL fold metallo-hydrolase — protein MFWKRKGKKKDGDEAEGSGAESAVTTTSTDTEDAEAAGNEREEESGADAAESADAAGKGGADADDGEPATTGSDVAEADADEHDDDGDDEESAPAAAPQKGAFADDGEPETAGASEVDDEGVQRLRSVGVLKAEDQEVDVVSNTWIVDVDDEGVVVIDPAHDAEAVMEAVGEREVYLVACTNGYNTHIAAAVEVAERDEAPVALHRREVRAWRRVHGAERRPDLEIEGGGALKAGDVEIDILPIPGTSNGSVAFYISEKGVVFTGDSLRKDEVGTVAGGYIDFTQQLHSIGEMILTLPPDTRVLADSGPETTVGEASENFDSWVATR, from the coding sequence GTGTTCTGGAAGCGGAAGGGCAAGAAGAAGGACGGCGATGAGGCCGAGGGCTCCGGTGCGGAGTCGGCGGTGACGACCACGAGCACCGACACCGAGGACGCCGAAGCCGCCGGGAACGAGCGCGAGGAGGAGTCCGGCGCGGACGCTGCGGAGAGCGCGGACGCCGCCGGGAAGGGCGGCGCCGACGCCGACGACGGCGAGCCCGCGACCACCGGGTCCGACGTCGCTGAGGCCGACGCCGACGAACACGACGACGACGGGGACGACGAGGAGTCCGCCCCGGCCGCGGCCCCGCAGAAGGGCGCGTTCGCCGACGACGGCGAGCCCGAGACCGCCGGCGCTTCGGAGGTCGACGACGAGGGCGTGCAGCGCCTGCGCTCCGTCGGCGTACTCAAGGCCGAAGACCAGGAGGTCGACGTCGTCAGCAACACCTGGATCGTCGACGTCGACGACGAGGGCGTCGTGGTGATCGACCCGGCGCACGACGCCGAGGCCGTCATGGAAGCCGTGGGCGAGCGCGAGGTCTACCTCGTGGCCTGCACGAACGGCTACAACACCCACATCGCCGCCGCCGTGGAGGTGGCCGAGCGCGACGAAGCCCCCGTCGCTCTGCACCGGCGCGAGGTCCGCGCCTGGCGGCGGGTGCACGGCGCCGAGCGCCGGCCCGACCTGGAGATCGAGGGCGGCGGCGCGCTCAAGGCCGGCGACGTCGAGATCGACATCCTGCCGATCCCCGGCACCTCCAACGGCAGCGTCGCCTTCTACATCTCCGAGAAGGGAGTCGTGTTCACCGGCGACTCCCTGCGCAAGGACGAGGTCGGCACCGTCGCGGGCGGCTACATCGACTTCACCCAGCAGCTGCACTCCATCGGCGAGATGATCCTGACTCTGCCGCCGGACACCCGCGTGCTGGCGGACAGCGGCCCGGAGACGACGGTCGGCGAGGCGTCGGAGAACTTCGACAGCTGGGTCGCCACCAGGTAG
- a CDS encoding DEAD/DEAH box helicase produces the protein MVEPFPIQTLALPLALSASDIIGQARTGTGKTLAFGLPLLQRVQQVPGSAKRPGALVVVPTRELAIQVAADLSTAGKRIGARIVTVYGGRAYEPQIEGLKDGVDVVVGTPGRLLDLENQKHLNLRDVSAVVLDEADKMLDLGFLPDIKKILTKIPDERQVMLFSATMPSEIVSLSRNYLRQPTHVRAGDDDDPSQARISHVDQHVFRTHPMDKPEMLGRLLQAEGRGLTMVFCQTKRACDKVAADLKDRGFAAAAVHGDLGQSQRERALRAFRGGKIDVLVATDVAARGLDVDDVTHVVNYECPDDEKTYTHRTGRTGRAGRSGTAVTFISWQEVARWKLINTALELAHSDPAETYSTSPHFFEEMGIPAGSKGRLAADLRKRAGLEAEEVEDIGDTGQRGERSGKGGKGAGKGGREEGGAKSGRSRNRRRTRSSTGGGTATKGSSGDTAGADTGSGAAAQAQSGGSGESPAPRRRRRRRTRSGVEQPGKDQDR, from the coding sequence ATCGTCGAACCGTTCCCCATCCAGACCCTCGCCCTCCCGCTCGCCCTTTCCGCCTCCGACATCATCGGCCAGGCCCGCACCGGCACCGGCAAGACGCTCGCGTTCGGGCTGCCGCTGCTGCAGCGCGTGCAGCAGGTGCCGGGATCGGCGAAGCGCCCGGGAGCGCTGGTGGTCGTCCCGACCCGCGAACTCGCCATCCAGGTCGCCGCCGACCTCAGCACGGCCGGCAAGCGCATCGGAGCACGGATCGTCACCGTCTACGGCGGCCGCGCCTATGAGCCGCAGATCGAAGGGCTCAAGGACGGCGTCGACGTCGTCGTGGGAACCCCCGGGCGGTTGCTCGACCTGGAGAATCAGAAGCACCTGAACCTGCGCGACGTGTCGGCGGTCGTGCTGGACGAGGCCGACAAGATGCTCGACCTCGGCTTCCTGCCCGACATCAAGAAGATCCTCACCAAGATCCCCGACGAGCGCCAGGTGATGCTGTTCTCGGCCACCATGCCGAGCGAGATCGTCTCCCTGTCGCGCAACTACCTTCGCCAGCCCACACACGTGCGCGCCGGCGACGACGACGATCCCAGCCAGGCCCGTATCAGCCACGTCGACCAGCACGTCTTCCGCACCCACCCCATGGACAAGCCCGAGATGCTCGGACGCCTGCTCCAGGCCGAGGGGCGCGGACTGACCATGGTCTTCTGCCAGACCAAGCGGGCCTGCGACAAGGTCGCCGCCGACCTCAAGGACCGCGGTTTCGCGGCCGCCGCCGTGCACGGCGACCTCGGCCAGAGCCAGCGCGAACGCGCCCTGCGGGCGTTCCGCGGCGGCAAGATCGACGTGCTCGTGGCCACCGACGTCGCCGCACGCGGCCTCGACGTCGACGACGTCACCCACGTGGTCAACTACGAGTGCCCCGACGACGAGAAGACCTACACCCACCGCACCGGCCGCACCGGCCGGGCCGGGCGTTCGGGCACCGCGGTGACCTTCATCAGTTGGCAGGAGGTCGCGCGGTGGAAGCTGATCAACACCGCACTGGAGCTGGCCCACTCCGACCCCGCCGAGACCTACTCCACCTCCCCGCACTTCTTCGAGGAGATGGGGATCCCGGCGGGCAGCAAGGGGCGGCTGGCGGCCGATCTGCGTAAGCGCGCAGGTCTGGAGGCCGAGGAAGTCGAAGACATCGGCGACACCGGGCAGCGGGGCGAGCGCAGCGGCAAGGGCGGCAAGGGCGCCGGCAAGGGCGGACGCGAAGAGGGCGGCGCCAAGAGCGGACGCTCCCGCAACCGCCGGCGCACCCGCAGTTCGACCGGCGGAGGTACGGCGACCAAGGGATCCTCCGGCGACACTGCCGGCGCCGACACCGGCTCCGGTGCCGCGGCCCAGGCCCAGAGCGGCGGGTCGGGCGAGTCGCCCGCTCCCCGGCGGCGCCGCCGGCGGCGCACCCGCAGCGGTGTCGAGCAGCCCGGCAAGGACCAGGACCGCTAA
- a CDS encoding ferritin-like fold-containing protein — MSEECGAAPGAAAPSAAGPGVIDLLGLLAYARLVAFFRLAGDAEFAPTLASKGALADLAGAEHANYRRLHDRLAELGVQPESAMEPFTAPLDAWHARTEPQGWVESLVKVYVGDGIADDFYSKLAELCDEQTHALVRGTLVESGRAEFVVARVRSAVAEEPALAGRLSLWARRLVGEALSQAQSVAAQRPELAALLASGVGKVAPGAGADGSGQDEGASAAGAEATDLATVGRVFADLTESHTARLEALGLST, encoded by the coding sequence GTGAGCGAGGAGTGCGGCGCGGCCCCGGGGGCGGCCGCCCCCTCCGCCGCCGGCCCGGGCGTGATCGACCTGCTGGGTCTGCTGGCCTATGCGCGCCTGGTCGCCTTCTTCCGGCTGGCCGGCGACGCCGAGTTCGCGCCGACGCTGGCCAGCAAGGGCGCGCTCGCCGACCTCGCCGGCGCCGAGCACGCGAATTACCGGCGGCTGCACGACCGCCTCGCCGAATTGGGTGTGCAGCCGGAGTCGGCCATGGAGCCCTTCACGGCCCCTCTGGACGCCTGGCACGCGCGCACCGAGCCGCAGGGCTGGGTGGAGAGCCTGGTCAAGGTCTACGTGGGCGACGGCATCGCCGACGACTTCTACAGCAAGCTCGCCGAGCTGTGCGACGAGCAGACCCACGCGCTGGTGCGTGGAACCCTGGTGGAGTCGGGGCGCGCCGAGTTCGTCGTCGCCCGGGTGCGCAGCGCTGTCGCCGAGGAACCCGCGCTGGCCGGGAGGCTGTCGCTGTGGGCGCGGCGGCTCGTGGGCGAGGCGCTGAGCCAGGCGCAGAGTGTGGCCGCACAGCGGCCCGAGCTGGCGGCACTGCTGGCTTCGGGTGTGGGCAAGGTCGCACCGGGGGCCGGAGCCGACGGATCCGGGCAGGACGAGGGAGCGTCCGCAGCGGGGGCGGAGGCGACCGATCTGGCGACGGTCGGCCGCGTGTTCGCCGATCTCACCGAGAGCCACACGGCGCGGTTGGAGGCCTTGGGCCTGAGCACGTGA
- a CDS encoding PHP domain-containing protein, whose protein sequence is MRIDLHAHSSVSDGTEPPADVVRRAAAAGLDVLALTDHDTVAGVPEATAALPAGTTLVPGMELSCLHEGASVHLLAYLFSADHPELAAELRRIRDDRAVRARTMVERLQTAGVEVAWERVRALAGVPDTPAAGETGQAGGAGSSVVGRPHIAQAIVEAGAAADVPEAFDRWIGAGRPGYVARYALDALRAVELVRAAGGVCAVAHPARGESAPDGAVPMRLIEEMAEAGLGGVEADHPAHDDDEAAYWRGAAKRLELAVTGSSDDHGDLTGHRLGCRTTAFEEYARLTEPATGSAPVTAE, encoded by the coding sequence ATGCGCATCGACTTGCACGCCCACAGCTCGGTCTCCGACGGCACCGAGCCGCCCGCCGACGTCGTCCGGCGCGCGGCGGCGGCCGGTCTGGACGTCCTCGCGCTGACCGACCACGACACCGTCGCAGGCGTCCCCGAAGCGACCGCCGCCCTGCCCGCCGGGACCACCCTGGTCCCGGGCATGGAGCTGTCATGCCTGCACGAGGGCGCGAGCGTGCACCTGCTCGCCTACCTCTTCTCCGCCGATCACCCCGAACTCGCCGCCGAGCTGCGGCGGATCCGCGACGACCGCGCCGTCCGGGCCCGCACCATGGTCGAGCGCCTGCAGACCGCCGGCGTCGAGGTCGCGTGGGAGCGGGTCCGCGCGCTGGCGGGGGTCCCCGACACACCCGCCGCCGGCGAGACCGGGCAGGCCGGCGGGGCCGGCAGCAGCGTCGTCGGGCGCCCGCACATCGCACAGGCGATCGTCGAAGCGGGCGCGGCCGCCGACGTGCCCGAGGCCTTCGACCGCTGGATCGGCGCGGGACGCCCCGGCTACGTCGCCCGCTACGCGCTCGACGCGCTGCGGGCGGTCGAGCTGGTGCGCGCCGCGGGCGGTGTCTGCGCCGTCGCCCACCCCGCCCGCGGCGAGTCCGCCCCCGACGGAGCGGTGCCGATGCGGCTGATCGAGGAGATGGCCGAAGCCGGGCTCGGCGGCGTCGAAGCCGACCACCCGGCGCACGACGACGATGAGGCCGCCTACTGGCGCGGTGCGGCCAAGCGGCTCGAACTGGCGGTCACCGGCTCCAGCGACGACCACGGCGATCTGACCGGCCACCGGCTCGGTTGCCGGACGACCGCCTTCGAGGAGTACGCTCGCCTGACCGAACCGGCGACCGGATCCGCGCCCGTCACCGCCGAATAG
- a CDS encoding mechanosensitive ion channel family protein, translating to MNIQQGLTDAWSAVASFVPLLAGFLVILVLGWIISKIAGRLVGKGLGKVGLDRGLDRSGVGEYFQRSRYSASQLCGKIVYYVLLLVTLQFAFSVFGPNNPITQLLNDVVAWIPLAIVALVIVVVAGMIAKAARDIVSNALAGVSYGRLLGNIAGVFIMGLGVIAALNQIGVATTVTQPVLIAVLATVAGVVIVGVGGGLVRPMQERWSNWLQLAEQETGRMREDSYRAGRSDAMQQGPQGAPQQAPRESGARDTATMGGPAQGSRPGGDQPPHSPER from the coding sequence ATGAACATCCAGCAAGGGCTAACGGACGCCTGGAGCGCCGTCGCCTCCTTCGTTCCACTGCTGGCCGGATTCCTCGTGATCCTGGTCCTCGGTTGGATCATCTCGAAGATCGCCGGTCGGCTGGTGGGCAAAGGACTGGGCAAGGTCGGACTCGACCGCGGGCTGGACCGCAGCGGCGTGGGCGAGTACTTCCAACGCAGCCGCTACAGCGCGAGCCAACTGTGCGGCAAGATCGTCTACTACGTCCTGCTGCTGGTCACACTGCAGTTCGCGTTCAGCGTCTTCGGGCCGAACAACCCGATCACGCAGCTGCTGAACGACGTGGTCGCGTGGATTCCGCTCGCCATCGTCGCGCTGGTCATCGTCGTGGTGGCCGGAATGATCGCGAAAGCGGCGCGCGACATCGTCTCCAACGCTCTGGCCGGTGTGAGCTACGGCCGCTTGCTGGGCAACATCGCCGGGGTCTTCATCATGGGCCTCGGGGTGATCGCCGCGCTGAACCAGATCGGCGTGGCCACCACCGTCACCCAGCCGGTGCTGATCGCCGTGCTGGCCACCGTCGCCGGTGTCGTCATCGTCGGTGTCGGCGGAGGCCTGGTCCGGCCGATGCAGGAGCGCTGGAGCAACTGGCTCCAGCTCGCCGAACAGGAGACCGGGCGGATGCGCGAGGACTCCTACCGCGCCGGACGTTCCGACGCCATGCAACAGGGCCCTCAGGGCGCTCCGCAGCAGGCGCCGCGCGAATCCGGCGCACGGGACACCGCGACCATGGGCGGCCCCGCGCAGGGCAGCCGCCCCGGCGGTGATCAGCCGCCGCACTCGCCCGAGCGGTGA
- a CDS encoding DUF6758 family protein: MRSDPSCPRCGRAVHAPGLWSSAWQCGAHGPVAPLNPVRAPNAASLELVLASTRVPVWLPWPLPTGWLVTGFADAGDDRSGALGTAVALSGPAPLGGVGEMALVAEDPGIGLGARLAGLDGPDPGSGFGAGPPDSKLRYDGHDIALWSVETGSGRAAYAGEAFADWFWIVFSAADTAVLVAELGDVRDLRDRHDGGAALEPPFGAPSPFLASALQPAS; this comes from the coding sequence ATGAGGTCCGATCCTTCGTGTCCACGCTGCGGGCGCGCCGTCCACGCACCGGGATTGTGGTCGAGTGCGTGGCAGTGCGGCGCTCACGGCCCTGTCGCACCGCTCAATCCGGTGCGCGCACCCAACGCGGCTTCACTGGAGCTGGTTCTCGCGTCCACCCGGGTGCCCGTCTGGCTTCCGTGGCCGCTGCCGACCGGCTGGCTGGTGACCGGTTTCGCCGATGCCGGCGACGATCGCAGCGGAGCGCTCGGCACCGCCGTCGCGCTCTCGGGACCGGCGCCGCTGGGCGGCGTCGGCGAGATGGCGCTGGTGGCCGAGGATCCCGGCATCGGCCTGGGCGCGCGGTTGGCCGGGCTCGACGGCCCCGACCCCGGCAGCGGGTTCGGCGCCGGACCGCCCGACTCCAAGCTCCGCTACGACGGCCACGACATCGCGCTGTGGAGCGTCGAGACCGGGAGCGGGCGCGCGGCGTATGCCGGCGAGGCCTTCGCCGACTGGTTCTGGATCGTCTTCAGCGCCGCCGACACCGCCGTTCTCGTGGCCGAACTGGGCGACGTGCGCGACCTGCGCGACCGCCACGACGGCGGTGCGGCCCTGGAACCGCCCTTCGGCGCGCCCTCCCCGTTCCTCGCCTCGGCGTTGCAGCCCGCGTCCTGA
- a CDS encoding alpha/beta fold hydrolase, which translates to MSTPRFLGLPPGVRHTTIRTPMGDVAALQATPAAGGCERQPALLVPGYTGSKEDFIALLQTLASAGRAVTAVDMPGQYQSPGFVDPGEYTRVGLGRIVGEVALTLDDGPVHLLGHSFGGLVTRETVISATVPLLSSTLMSSGPSAIGGTRAADARRLVAAIGHTRTRDRLEQIWAEHFDAPTRASGVAPEIHAFLRERMVANHPDALVRMAEELLDAADRTPELARSELPMLVLYGENDDAWPPEAQSAMADHLAAERVVIPGAAHSPNVEAPETTAEALTAFWNQVEADERGGA; encoded by the coding sequence GTGAGTACTCCTCGATTCCTGGGCCTGCCGCCCGGTGTCCGGCACACCACCATCCGCACCCCTATGGGCGACGTCGCCGCCCTGCAGGCCACTCCGGCCGCCGGCGGCTGCGAACGGCAACCGGCGCTGCTGGTGCCCGGCTACACCGGCAGCAAAGAGGACTTCATCGCGCTACTGCAGACGCTGGCGTCGGCGGGGCGCGCGGTAACGGCCGTGGACATGCCGGGGCAGTACCAGTCCCCCGGTTTCGTCGACCCCGGGGAGTACACCCGCGTCGGGCTGGGCCGTATCGTCGGCGAAGTCGCACTGACACTGGACGACGGCCCCGTGCACCTGCTGGGCCACTCCTTCGGCGGGCTGGTCACCCGCGAAACCGTCATCTCGGCGACGGTTCCGCTGCTGTCGTCGACCCTGATGAGCTCGGGCCCCTCGGCCATCGGCGGCACCCGTGCCGCCGACGCCCGCAGGCTCGTGGCGGCCATCGGCCACACGCGCACGCGTGACCGCCTGGAGCAGATCTGGGCCGAACACTTCGACGCCCCCACCAGGGCCAGCGGCGTCGCCCCCGAAATCCACGCGTTCCTGCGTGAACGCATGGTCGCCAACCACCCCGACGCGCTCGTCCGCATGGCGGAGGAGCTGCTCGACGCCGCCGACCGCACCCCCGAGCTGGCCCGCTCCGAGCTGCCCATGCTCGTGCTCTACGGCGAGAACGACGACGCCTGGCCGCCCGAGGCCCAGTCCGCGATGGCCGACCACCTGGCCGCCGAACGGGTCGTCATCCCGGGGGCGGCCCACTCCCCCAACGTCGAGGCGCCCGAGACCACGGCCGAAGCGCTGACCGCCTTCTGGAACCAGGTCGAGGCCGACGAGCGCGGCGGCGCGTAG
- a CDS encoding DUF6401 family natural product biosynthesis protein, whose amino-acid sequence MRPGYFAEGPLARLTREFGLFGPLGDSTEPWMTAELDQHAAAVRDSIGADGDRLTGQGLSRYLDGFMDGCRERGWHSSCDGYDWETLRVLAVLRLAKEHGFVR is encoded by the coding sequence ATGCGTCCTGGGTACTTCGCCGAAGGTCCGCTGGCCCGGCTGACTCGTGAGTTCGGACTGTTCGGCCCGCTGGGCGACTCCACAGAACCCTGGATGACCGCTGAGCTGGACCAGCACGCCGCTGCGGTGCGCGATTCGATCGGTGCCGACGGCGACAGGCTGACCGGCCAGGGCCTGTCCCGCTACCTCGACGGCTTCATGGACGGCTGCCGCGAACGCGGCTGGCACTCCTCCTGCGACGGTTACGACTGGGAGACCCTGCGCGTGCTCGCGGTGCTGAGGCTGGCGAAGGAACACGGCTTCGTCCGCTAG
- a CDS encoding CPBP family intramembrane glutamic endopeptidase — MRNPPPPSGSSWSSEPQGPVGPERSAHQHEQVWAWPPAAAAQHAPAWAWPPPAGPRRPVGTARPPAGAPYHRLARTRRHRWWRPPLAVGTAVATVVLVQVIIATAAVVAAIVAGVDGTGDDIFRSPLANVVLQLVVIATMAPIVLAAAWLIQRRTVGSVFSVAGRLRVRWLLRCLLPALSALVVSFGVLLGLHRLSSPDAPFVGEYAGGPGFALTIGLFVLLVPFQASAEEIALRGFLMQAVGSIGAGPAESRGARPVSRFLRTPVLGIVISGTVFTLLHDYSDWGLLDVAVFGVAMAWLTWYTGGLEAALGLHVLHNLLAFSITAYEGGLDRVASGSGSWQGVVSTTVEVAVYCALVVWTARRSGLSRFAPEDEPDGDAPGDTGAPDQGVPAQWLEPRADRPGGPDDAPGAWYSASGHPPGSAGVRYRGPSGGSGGSEWTAPGSGG; from the coding sequence ATGAGAAATCCGCCGCCGCCATCAGGCTCGTCCTGGTCGTCCGAACCGCAGGGGCCCGTCGGCCCGGAGCGGTCGGCCCACCAGCACGAGCAGGTCTGGGCGTGGCCGCCGGCGGCGGCAGCCCAGCACGCCCCCGCATGGGCGTGGCCTCCGCCGGCCGGACCGCGCCGCCCGGTCGGAACCGCCCGGCCCCCGGCCGGCGCTCCGTACCACCGCCTGGCCCGCACCCGCCGCCACCGCTGGTGGCGGCCGCCGCTGGCCGTCGGCACCGCCGTGGCGACCGTCGTGCTCGTCCAGGTGATCATCGCGACCGCCGCCGTGGTGGCCGCGATCGTCGCCGGCGTCGACGGGACCGGCGACGACATCTTCCGCTCGCCGCTGGCCAACGTCGTGCTGCAACTCGTCGTCATCGCGACGATGGCGCCGATCGTCCTCGCCGCCGCCTGGCTGATCCAGCGCCGGACCGTGGGGTCGGTGTTCTCGGTGGCCGGGCGGCTGCGTGTGCGGTGGCTGCTGCGGTGCCTGCTGCCGGCCCTGTCCGCGCTGGTGGTCTCTTTCGGGGTGCTGCTCGGCCTGCACCGGCTCTCCTCGCCCGATGCGCCCTTCGTCGGCGAGTACGCCGGAGGGCCCGGATTCGCCCTGACCATCGGGTTGTTCGTGCTGCTCGTGCCCTTCCAGGCCTCCGCCGAGGAGATCGCCCTGCGCGGCTTCTTGATGCAGGCCGTCGGCTCGATCGGGGCCGGGCCCGCCGAGTCCCGCGGAGCGAGACCGGTCTCCCGGTTCCTGCGCACCCCGGTCCTGGGCATCGTGATCAGCGGGACCGTATTCACCCTGCTGCACGACTACTCGGACTGGGGCCTGCTCGACGTCGCGGTGTTCGGCGTCGCTATGGCCTGGCTGACCTGGTACACCGGCGGGCTGGAGGCGGCACTGGGCCTGCACGTCCTGCACAACCTCCTGGCGTTCTCCATCACCGCCTACGAAGGCGGCCTCGACCGCGTCGCCTCCGGCAGCGGTTCGTGGCAGGGGGTCGTCAGCACCACGGTCGAGGTCGCCGTCTACTGCGCGCTGGTGGTGTGGACGGCCCGCCGCTCGGGTCTGAGCCGGTTCGCCCCCGAGGACGAGCCGGACGGGGACGCGCCGGGGGACACCGGAGCGCCCGACCAGGGTGTTCCTGCGCAGTGGCTGGAGCCGCGCGCCGACCGGCCCGGCGGCCCCGATGACGCTCCCGGCGCGTGGTACTCCGCGTCCGGGCATCCGCCCGGCTCTGCCGGCGTCCGGTACCGAGGACCGTCCGGCGGCTCCGGCGGGTCCGAGTGGACCGCGCCGGGATCGGGGGGTTAG